A window of the Acidovorax sp. YS12 genome harbors these coding sequences:
- the rplJ gene encoding 50S ribosomal protein L10: MSLNRSEKEAVINEVTSLAAKAQTLVIAEYRGITVADMTKLRVAARSQGVSLSVLKNTLARRAVAGSQFDVVADQMTGPLIYGFSEDAVAAAKVVADFAKTNDKLVIRGGAFGGKALDVNGVKQLANIPSKEVLLAQLCGLLMSPISRTAVVLGALAAKKGEGEPAAA, translated from the coding sequence TTGAGTCTTAATCGCAGTGAGAAAGAAGCGGTCATCAACGAAGTGACCAGCCTCGCCGCTAAAGCTCAAACGCTCGTGATCGCGGAGTACCGTGGCATCACGGTCGCCGACATGACCAAACTGCGCGTTGCCGCACGCAGCCAAGGCGTTTCCCTGAGTGTTCTGAAGAACACCCTGGCACGCCGCGCTGTGGCAGGCAGTCAGTTCGACGTGGTGGCCGACCAGATGACCGGTCCCTTGATCTATGGCTTCTCCGAAGACGCTGTGGCCGCCGCCAAGGTGGTGGCCGATTTCGCGAAAACCAACGACAAGCTGGTGATTCGCGGTGGCGCTTTCGGTGGCAAGGCCCTGGACGTGAACGGCGTGAAGCAACTGGCCAACATCCCTTCCAAGGAAGTGCTGCTGGCCCAGCTGTGTGGCTTGCTGATGTCGCCGATCTCCCGCACCGCCGTGGTGCTGGGTGCCCTGGCGGCCAAGAAAGGCGAAGGCGAACCTGCTGCCGCTTGA
- the rpoB gene encoding DNA-directed RNA polymerase subunit beta, with amino-acid sequence MAQTSTYSYTERKRIRKSFGSRDSVLEVPYLLQMQKDAYTAFLQADTPPKKRSGDGLQAAFNSAFPIVSHNGFVEMKFVEYNLAKPAFDVRECQTRGLTFASAVRAKVQLIIYDRESSTSQSKVVKEVKEQEVYMGEVPLMTDKGSFIINGTERVIVSQLHRSPGVFFEHDKGKTHSSGKLLFSARIIPYRGSWLDFEFDPKDILYFRVDRRRKMPVTILLKAIGLNPESILANFFVNDNFRLMDSGAQMEFVADRFKGEVARFDITDKSGKVIVAKDKRITARHTRELEQSGTTHVSVPEDFLIGRVLARNIIDGDTGEIIAKANEELTEALLKKLRAAGVQEIQCIYTNELDQGPYISQTLRIDETADENAARVAIYRMMRPGEPPTDDAVQALFQRLFYSADTYDLSRVGRMKFNAKIGRDESTGPMVLSNDDILAVVKILVDLRNGKGEVDDIDHLGNRRVRCVGELAENQYRTGLARIEKAVKERLGQAEQEPLMPHDLINSKPISAALKEFFGASQLSQFMDQTNPLAEITHKRRVSALGPGGLTRERAGFEVRDVHVTHYGRVCPIETPEGPNIGLINSLALYARLNEYGFIETPYRRVADGKVTMDIDYLSAIEEGKYVIAQANATLDAEGRLTGELVSAREKGESTLVSADRVQYMDVSPAQIVSVAASLVPFLEHDDANRALMGANMSRQAVPVLRPEKPLVGTGIERVAAVDSGTVVTAKRGGVVDYVDATRIVIRVHDAEAVAGEVGVDIYNLIKYQRSNQNTNIHQRPIVKRGDVLAKGDVIADGASTDLGEIAIGQNMLIAFMPWNGYNFEDSILISERVVAEDRYTSIHIEELVVMARDTKLGAEEITRDIPNLSEQQLNRLDESGIIYVGAEVQPGDTLVGKVTPKGETTLTPEEKLLRAIFGEKASDVKDTSLRVDQGSSGTVIDVQVFTREGIQRDKRAQQIIDDELKRFRLDLNDQLRIVEADAFDRIEKLLAGKVANGGPQKLAKGTKIDKAYLDGVEKHHWFDIRPADEAVAAQLESMKNAMEQTRHSFDLAFEEKRKKLTQGDELPAGVLKMVKVYLAVKRRLQPGDKMAGRHGNKGVVSKITPVEDMPHMADGTPADIVLNPLGVPSRMNIGQVLEVHLGWAGKGLGQRIGDMLRDQAAAAEVRQFLEEVYNTRGRKEDLSQLSDAEVMAMAGNLTHGVPYASPVFDGASEAEIKDMLKLAYPEDLKARKGLTETRTQAYLYDGRTGDRFERPTTIGYMHYLKLHHLVDDKMHARSTGPYSLVTQQPLGGKAQFGGQRFGEMEVWALEAYGASYVLQEMLTVKSDDVQGRTKVYENIVKGEHAIEAGMPESFNVLVKEIRSLGLDIELERS; translated from the coding sequence ATGGCCCAAACATCCACGTACAGCTACACCGAACGCAAGCGCATCCGCAAGAGCTTCGGTAGCCGTGACAGCGTGCTCGAAGTGCCTTACCTGCTGCAGATGCAGAAGGACGCATACACAGCCTTCCTGCAGGCCGACACTCCTCCCAAGAAACGCAGCGGCGATGGCCTTCAGGCCGCGTTCAATTCGGCATTCCCGATTGTCTCGCACAACGGCTTCGTGGAAATGAAGTTCGTCGAGTACAACCTGGCCAAGCCCGCGTTCGACGTGCGCGAGTGCCAGACGCGCGGCCTGACCTTCGCCTCGGCCGTACGCGCCAAGGTGCAGCTCATCATCTACGACCGCGAGTCTTCCACGTCGCAGTCCAAGGTGGTCAAGGAAGTGAAGGAGCAGGAGGTCTACATGGGCGAGGTGCCCCTGATGACCGACAAGGGCTCGTTCATCATCAACGGCACCGAGCGCGTGATCGTCTCGCAGCTGCACCGCTCGCCCGGCGTGTTCTTCGAGCACGACAAGGGCAAGACCCATAGCTCGGGCAAGCTGCTGTTCAGCGCGCGCATCATTCCCTACCGTGGCTCGTGGCTGGACTTCGAGTTCGACCCCAAGGACATCCTGTATTTCCGCGTCGACCGCCGCCGCAAGATGCCGGTGACGATCCTGCTCAAGGCCATCGGCCTGAATCCCGAATCGATCCTGGCGAATTTCTTCGTCAACGACAACTTCCGCCTGATGGACAGCGGCGCGCAGATGGAGTTCGTGGCCGATCGCTTCAAGGGCGAAGTGGCGCGCTTCGACATCACCGACAAGTCGGGCAAGGTCATCGTCGCCAAGGACAAGCGCATCACCGCGCGCCACACGCGCGAACTGGAACAGTCGGGCACCACGCACGTGAGCGTGCCGGAAGATTTCCTGATTGGCCGCGTGCTGGCGCGCAACATCATCGACGGCGACACCGGCGAGATCATCGCCAAGGCCAACGAGGAACTGACCGAGGCGCTGCTGAAGAAGCTGCGCGCCGCTGGCGTGCAGGAAATCCAGTGCATCTACACCAACGAGCTCGACCAGGGCCCGTACATCTCGCAGACCCTGCGCATCGACGAAACTGCCGATGAGAACGCGGCGCGCGTGGCCATCTACCGCATGATGCGCCCCGGCGAGCCGCCAACCGACGACGCCGTGCAGGCGCTGTTCCAGCGCCTGTTCTACAGCGCCGACACGTACGACCTGTCGCGCGTCGGCCGCATGAAGTTCAACGCCAAGATCGGCCGTGACGAGTCCACGGGCCCGATGGTGCTGTCGAACGACGACATCCTGGCCGTGGTGAAGATCCTCGTGGACCTGCGCAACGGCAAGGGCGAGGTCGATGACATCGACCACCTGGGCAACCGCCGCGTGCGCTGCGTGGGCGAACTGGCCGAGAACCAGTACCGCACGGGCCTCGCGCGCATCGAGAAGGCTGTGAAGGAACGCCTGGGCCAGGCCGAGCAAGAGCCGCTGATGCCGCACGACCTGATCAACTCCAAGCCGATTTCCGCGGCGCTCAAGGAGTTCTTCGGCGCCTCGCAGCTGTCGCAGTTCATGGACCAGACCAACCCGCTGGCCGAAATCACGCACAAGCGCCGTGTGTCCGCACTGGGCCCGGGCGGTCTGACGCGCGAGCGCGCCGGATTCGAGGTGCGCGACGTGCACGTCACGCACTACGGCCGCGTCTGCCCGATCGAAACGCCGGAAGGCCCGAACATCGGCCTGATCAACTCGCTGGCCCTGTACGCGCGCCTGAACGAGTACGGCTTCATCGAAACCCCGTACCGCCGCGTGGCGGATGGCAAGGTGACGATGGACATCGACTACCTGTCGGCCATCGAGGAAGGCAAGTACGTCATCGCCCAGGCCAACGCCACGCTGGACGCCGAAGGGCGCCTGACCGGCGAGCTGGTGTCGGCGCGCGAGAAGGGCGAATCGACGCTCGTTTCCGCCGATCGCGTGCAGTACATGGACGTGTCGCCGGCGCAGATCGTGTCGGTGGCGGCGTCGCTGGTGCCGTTCCTGGAGCACGATGACGCGAACCGCGCGCTGATGGGCGCCAACATGTCGCGCCAAGCCGTGCCCGTGCTGCGTCCCGAGAAGCCCCTGGTGGGCACAGGCATCGAGCGCGTCGCGGCCGTGGACTCCGGCACCGTGGTGACGGCCAAGCGCGGCGGCGTGGTGGACTACGTCGATGCGACCCGCATCGTGATCCGCGTGCACGACGCCGAGGCAGTGGCCGGCGAAGTGGGTGTGGACATCTACAACCTCATCAAGTACCAGCGTTCCAACCAGAACACCAACATCCACCAGCGCCCCATCGTCAAGCGCGGTGACGTGCTAGCCAAGGGTGACGTGATCGCCGACGGCGCATCGACCGACCTGGGCGAGATCGCCATCGGCCAGAACATGCTGATCGCGTTCATGCCCTGGAACGGCTACAACTTCGAGGACTCGATCCTGATCAGCGAGCGCGTGGTGGCCGAAGACCGCTACACCTCGATCCACATCGAGGAACTGGTGGTGATGGCGCGCGACACCAAGCTGGGCGCCGAGGAAATCACGCGCGACATTCCGAACCTGTCGGAACAGCAACTGAACCGCCTGGACGAGTCCGGCATCATCTACGTCGGCGCCGAAGTGCAGCCCGGCGACACGCTGGTCGGCAAGGTCACGCCCAAGGGCGAGACCACGCTGACGCCCGAAGAGAAGCTGCTGCGCGCCATCTTCGGCGAGAAGGCGTCCGACGTGAAGGACACCTCGCTGCGCGTGGACCAGGGCAGCTCGGGCACCGTGATCGACGTGCAGGTGTTCACCCGCGAAGGCATCCAGCGCGACAAGCGCGCGCAGCAGATCATCGACGATGAACTCAAGCGCTTCCGCCTGGACCTGAACGACCAGCTGCGCATCGTCGAGGCCGATGCCTTCGACCGTATCGAGAAGTTGCTCGCCGGCAAGGTGGCCAATGGCGGCCCGCAGAAGCTGGCCAAGGGCACCAAGATCGACAAGGCCTACCTCGACGGCGTGGAAAAGCACCACTGGTTCGACATCCGCCCAGCCGATGAGGCCGTGGCCGCGCAGCTCGAATCCATGAAGAACGCCATGGAGCAGACGCGCCACAGCTTCGACCTGGCCTTCGAGGAAAAGCGCAAGAAGCTCACGCAAGGCGACGAGCTGCCGGCCGGCGTGCTGAAGATGGTCAAGGTCTACCTGGCCGTCAAGCGCCGCCTGCAGCCCGGCGACAAGATGGCCGGCCGCCACGGCAACAAGGGCGTGGTCTCCAAGATCACGCCCGTGGAAGACATGCCCCACATGGCCGACGGCACGCCCGCCGACATCGTGCTGAACCCGCTGGGCGTGCCCTCGCGCATGAACATCGGCCAGGTGCTGGAAGTCCACCTGGGCTGGGCCGGCAAGGGCCTGGGCCAGCGCATCGGTGACATGCTGCGCGACCAGGCCGCCGCCGCCGAGGTGCGCCAGTTCCTCGAAGAGGTCTACAACACCCGCGGCCGCAAGGAAGACCTGAGCCAGCTGTCCGACGCCGAAGTCATGGCCATGGCCGGCAACCTGACCCACGGCGTGCCGTATGCATCGCCGGTGTTCGACGGTGCCTCCGAGGCCGAGATCAAGGACATGCTCAAGCTGGCCTATCCCGAGGACCTGAAGGCGCGCAAGGGCCTGACCGAGACGCGCACACAAGCCTACCTGTACGACGGCCGCACGGGCGATCGCTTCGAGCGTCCGACGACCATCGGCTACATGCATTACCTGAAGCTGCACCATCTGGTCGACGACAAGATGCACGCGCGCTCCACCGGCCCGTACTCGCTGGTCACGCAGCAGCCGCTGGGCGGCAAGGCGCAGTTCGGCGGCCAGCGCTTCGGCGAGATGGAAGTGTGGGCGCTGGAAGCCTACGGCGCGTCCTACGTGCTGCAGGAAATGCTGACGGTGAAGTCCGACGACGTGCAGGGCCGTACCAAGGTGTACGAGAACATCGTCAAGGGCGAACACGCGATCGAGGCAGGCATGCCCGAGTCGTTCAACGTGCTGGTCAAGGAAATCCGTTCCCTGGGCCTGGACATCGAGCTGGAACGTTCCTGA
- the rpoC gene encoding DNA-directed RNA polymerase subunit beta' has protein sequence MKSLLDLFKQFTPDEHFDAIKIGLASPEKIRSWSFGEVKKPETINYRTFKPERDGLFCAKIFGPIKDYECLCGKYKRLKHRGVICEKCGVEVTQTKVRRERMGHIDLAAPCAHIWFLKSLPSRLGLVLDMTLRDIERVLYFEAYVVTDPGMTPLKKFSIMSEDDYDAKCREYGDEFVAKMGAEGIKDLLEGIDIDTEIERLRGDLTGSEVKVKKNAKRLKVLEAFRKSGIKPEWMVLDVLPVLPPDLRPLVPLDGGRFATSDLNDLYRRVINRNSRLKRLLELKAPEIIARNEKRMLQEAVDSLLDNGRRGKAMTGANKRALKSLADMIKGKSGRFRQNLLGKRVDYSGRSVITVGPTLKLHQCGLPKLMALELFKPFIFSRLEAMGIATTIKAAKKEVEAGTPVVWDILEEVIKEHPVLLNRAPTLHRLGIQAFEPILIEGKAIQLHPLVCAAFNADFDGDQMAVHVPLSVEAQMEARTLMLASNNVLFPASGEPSIVPSQDVVLGLYHATRDKINGKGEGLVFADTGEVQRALDAGEAELHAKISVRLTEWTRDKATGEFVPETKLVDTTVGRALLSEILPRGLPFSNLNKALKKKEISKLINASFRKCGLKETVVFADKLLQNGFRLATHAGFSVAIDDMLVPPQKADILARAEAEVKEIEQQYVSGLVTSGERYNKVVDIWGKAGDDVSKVMMDQLKVQKTIDRHGNEVNQESFNAIYMMADSGARGSAAQIRQLAGMRGLMAKPDGSIIETPITANFREGLNVLQYFISTHGARKGLADTALKTANSGYLTRRLVDVTQDLVVNQEDCGTSNGSLMRAIVEGGEVIESLRDRILGRTTAEEVLHPETRAVLAPAGRMLDEDLIEELEAVGVDEVKVRTALTCETRFGLCAKCYGRDLGRGGLINLGEAVGVIAAQSIGEPGTQLTMRTFHIGGAASRAAIASSVEAKSNGLVAFNATMRYVSNTKGELVVIARSGEIIIQDDHGRERERHKVPYGAVLTVKPDEAIKAGKILANWDPLTRPIITEFAGQVKFENIEEGLTVAKQVDDVTGLSTLVVIDPKRRGSAKVVRPLVKLVDANGQEVKIPGTDHSVAIGFQVGALIQVRDGQDVGPGEVLARIPVEGQKTRDITGGLPRVAELFEARTPKDKGTLAEMTGTISFGKETKGKVRLQITDPDGKVWEELIPKEKNILVHEGQVVNKGEHIVDGPADPQDILRLLGIEELSRYIVDEVQDVYRLQGVKINDKHIEVIVRQMLRRVVVENPGESSYIGGEQVERSEILNTNEALQAEGKIPATYSNVLLGITKASLSTDSFISAASFQETTRVLTEAAIMGKRDELRGLKENVIVGRLIPAGTGLAYHQARKVKDAMDDAERRAIAEAEAAEMAAVTEGADEPEVNAHAGDAAD, from the coding sequence ATGAAATCGCTACTCGACCTGTTCAAGCAATTCACACCCGATGAGCATTTTGATGCCATCAAGATCGGCCTGGCATCGCCCGAGAAGATCCGTTCCTGGTCCTTCGGCGAGGTGAAGAAGCCCGAGACCATCAACTACCGCACGTTCAAGCCCGAGCGCGACGGCCTGTTCTGCGCCAAGATCTTCGGCCCCATCAAGGACTATGAGTGCCTGTGCGGCAAGTACAAGCGCCTCAAGCACCGCGGCGTGATCTGCGAGAAGTGCGGCGTCGAAGTCACGCAGACCAAGGTGCGCCGCGAGCGCATGGGCCACATCGACCTGGCCGCGCCCTGCGCGCACATCTGGTTCCTCAAGTCGCTGCCGTCGCGCCTGGGCCTGGTGCTGGACATGACGCTGCGCGACATCGAGCGCGTGCTGTACTTCGAAGCCTACGTGGTGACCGACCCCGGCATGACCCCGCTGAAGAAGTTCAGCATCATGAGCGAGGACGACTACGACGCCAAGTGCCGCGAGTACGGCGATGAATTCGTCGCCAAGATGGGCGCCGAGGGCATCAAGGACCTGCTCGAAGGCATCGACATCGACACCGAGATCGAGCGCCTGCGCGGCGACCTGACCGGCTCCGAGGTCAAGGTCAAGAAGAACGCCAAGCGGCTCAAGGTGCTCGAAGCGTTCAGGAAGTCTGGCATCAAGCCCGAGTGGATGGTGCTCGACGTGCTGCCTGTGCTGCCGCCGGACCTGCGTCCGCTGGTGCCGCTGGATGGCGGCCGCTTCGCCACGTCGGACCTGAACGACCTGTACCGCCGCGTCATCAACCGCAACTCGCGCCTCAAGCGCCTGCTGGAGCTGAAGGCGCCCGAGATCATCGCGCGCAACGAAAAGCGCATGCTGCAGGAAGCCGTGGACAGCCTGCTGGACAACGGCCGCCGCGGCAAGGCCATGACGGGCGCGAACAAGCGCGCGCTCAAGTCCCTGGCCGACATGATCAAGGGCAAGAGCGGCCGCTTCCGCCAGAACCTGCTGGGCAAGCGCGTCGATTACTCCGGCCGTTCGGTGATTACCGTGGGCCCGACGCTCAAGCTGCACCAGTGCGGCCTGCCCAAGCTGATGGCGCTGGAGCTGTTCAAGCCCTTCATCTTCTCGCGCCTCGAAGCCATGGGTATCGCCACGACCATCAAGGCCGCGAAGAAGGAAGTGGAAGCCGGCACGCCCGTGGTGTGGGACATCCTGGAAGAGGTCATCAAGGAGCACCCGGTGCTGCTGAACCGCGCGCCCACGCTGCACCGCCTGGGCATCCAGGCGTTCGAGCCCATCCTGATCGAAGGCAAGGCCATCCAGCTGCACCCGCTGGTGTGCGCGGCGTTCAACGCCGACTTCGACGGTGACCAGATGGCCGTGCACGTCCCCCTGTCGGTGGAAGCGCAGATGGAAGCCCGCACGCTGATGCTGGCCTCCAACAACGTGCTGTTCCCGGCCTCGGGCGAGCCGTCCATCGTGCCCTCGCAGGACGTGGTGCTGGGCCTGTACCACGCCACGCGCGACAAGATCAACGGCAAGGGCGAGGGCCTGGTGTTCGCCGACACCGGCGAAGTCCAGCGCGCACTCGACGCGGGCGAGGCCGAGCTGCACGCCAAGATCAGCGTGCGCCTGACCGAGTGGACCCGCGACAAGGCCACGGGCGAATTCGTGCCCGAGACCAAGCTCGTGGACACCACCGTGGGCCGCGCGCTGCTGAGCGAGATCCTGCCCCGCGGCCTGCCCTTCAGCAACCTGAACAAGGCGCTGAAGAAGAAGGAAATCTCCAAGCTCATCAACGCCAGCTTCCGCAAGTGCGGCCTGAAGGAAACCGTGGTGTTCGCCGACAAGCTGCTGCAGAACGGCTTCCGTCTGGCGACGCACGCCGGCTTCTCGGTGGCCATCGACGACATGCTGGTGCCGCCGCAGAAGGCCGACATCCTGGCCCGCGCCGAGGCCGAGGTGAAGGAGATCGAGCAGCAGTACGTCTCCGGCCTGGTCACGTCGGGCGAGCGCTACAACAAGGTCGTGGACATCTGGGGCAAGGCCGGCGACGACGTGTCCAAGGTGATGATGGACCAGCTCAAGGTGCAGAAGACCATCGACCGCCACGGCAACGAAGTCAACCAGGAGTCGTTCAACGCCATCTACATGATGGCCGACTCGGGCGCGCGGGGTTCTGCCGCCCAGATCCGCCAGCTCGCCGGCATGCGCGGCCTGATGGCCAAGCCGGACGGCTCGATCATTGAAACGCCTATCACCGCGAACTTCCGCGAAGGCCTGAACGTGCTGCAGTACTTCATCTCCACCCACGGCGCCCGCAAGGGCCTGGCGGATACGGCGCTGAAGACCGCGAACTCGGGCTACCTCACGCGCCGCCTGGTGGACGTGACGCAGGACCTGGTGGTGAACCAGGAGGACTGCGGCACCAGCAACGGCTCGCTGATGCGCGCCATCGTCGAGGGCGGCGAGGTGATCGAGTCGCTGCGCGACCGTATCCTGGGCCGCACCACGGCCGAGGAAGTGCTGCACCCCGAAACCCGCGCCGTGCTCGCTCCGGCGGGCCGCATGCTCGATGAAGACCTCATCGAGGAGCTGGAAGCCGTGGGTGTGGACGAGGTCAAGGTGCGCACCGCGCTGACCTGCGAAACCCGCTTCGGCCTGTGCGCCAAGTGCTACGGCCGCGACCTGGGCCGCGGCGGCCTGATCAACCTCGGCGAAGCCGTGGGCGTGATCGCCGCGCAGTCCATCGGCGAACCCGGCACGCAGCTGACCATGCGCACGTTCCACATCGGCGGCGCTGCTTCGCGCGCCGCCATCGCGTCGAGCGTGGAAGCCAAGTCGAACGGCCTGGTGGCCTTCAACGCCACGATGCGCTACGTCAGCAATACCAAGGGCGAGCTGGTGGTGATCGCGCGTTCCGGCGAGATCATCATCCAGGACGACCATGGCCGCGAGCGCGAGCGCCACAAGGTGCCGTACGGCGCGGTGCTGACCGTCAAGCCCGACGAAGCCATCAAGGCCGGCAAGATCCTGGCCAACTGGGACCCGCTGACGCGCCCGATCATCACGGAATTCGCCGGCCAGGTGAAGTTCGAGAACATCGAGGAAGGCCTCACCGTGGCCAAGCAGGTGGACGACGTGACCGGCCTGTCCACGCTGGTGGTGATCGACCCCAAGCGCCGCGGCTCCGCCAAGGTGGTGCGCCCGCTGGTCAAGCTGGTGGACGCGAACGGCCAGGAGGTGAAGATCCCCGGCACCGACCACTCGGTGGCCATCGGCTTCCAGGTGGGCGCGCTGATCCAGGTGCGCGACGGCCAGGACGTGGGCCCCGGCGAAGTGCTGGCGCGCATTCCGGTCGAAGGCCAGAAGACGCGCGACATCACCGGCGGTCTGCCGCGCGTGGCAGAGCTGTTCGAGGCCCGCACGCCCAAGGACAAGGGCACGCTGGCCGAGATGACCGGCACCATTTCCTTCGGCAAGGAAACCAAGGGCAAGGTGCGCCTGCAGATCACTGACCCGGACGGCAAGGTGTGGGAAGAGCTGATCCCCAAGGAAAAGAACATCCTGGTGCACGAAGGCCAGGTGGTCAACAAGGGCGAGCACATCGTGGACGGCCCGGCCGACCCGCAGGACATCCTGCGCCTGCTGGGCATCGAGGAACTCTCGCGCTACATCGTCGATGAAGTGCAGGACGTGTACCGCCTGCAGGGCGTGAAGATCAACGACAAGCACATCGAGGTGATCGTGCGCCAGATGCTGCGCCGCGTCGTGGTCGAGAACCCGGGCGAGTCCAGCTACATCGGCGGCGAGCAGGTCGAGCGCAGCGAGATCCTCAACACCAACGAGGCGCTGCAGGCCGAGGGCAAGATTCCCGCCACGTACTCCAACGTGCTGCTGGGCATCACCAAGGCGTCGCTGTCCACCGACTCGTTCATCTCCGCCGCGTCGTTCCAGGAAACCACGCGCGTGCTCACCGAGGCGGCCATCATGGGCAAGCGCGACGAGCTGCGCGGCCTGAAGGAAAACGTCATCGTGGGCCGCCTGATCCCGGCTGGCACGGGCCTGGCCTACCACCAGGCGCGCAAGGTCAAGGATGCCATGGACGACGCCGAGCGCCGCGCCATCGCCGAGGCCGAAGCCGCCGAGATGGCTGCCGTCACCGAAGGCGCCGATGAGCCCGAGGTGAACGCCCACGCGGGCGACGCCGCGGACTAA
- the rplL gene encoding 50S ribosomal protein L7/L12 codes for MAFDKDAFLTALDSMTVLELNDLVKAIEEKFGVSAAAMAAPAAAGGGAAAAAAEEKTEFNVVLTEAGANKVSVIKAVREITGLGLKEAKDLVDGAPKNVKEGVAKADAEAAVKKLVEAGAKAELK; via the coding sequence ATGGCATTCGATAAAGACGCATTCTTGACCGCGCTGGACAGCATGACGGTCCTGGAACTCAATGACCTGGTGAAGGCCATTGAAGAGAAGTTCGGTGTGAGCGCTGCCGCCATGGCTGCTCCCGCTGCCGCCGGTGGTGGCGCCGCCGCTGCTGCCGCCGAAGAAAAGACCGAGTTCAACGTCGTGCTGACCGAAGCCGGCGCGAACAAGGTGTCGGTCATCAAGGCCGTGCGCGAAATCACCGGCCTGGGCCTGAAGGAAGCCAAGGACCTGGTGGACGGCGCGCCCAAGAACGTCAAGGAAGGCGTTGCCAAGGCTGATGCCGAAGCCGCCGTCAAGAAGCTGGTGGAAGCCGGCGCAAAGGCCGAACTCAAGTAA
- a CDS encoding LemA family protein: MPTSPVFWGLCALTLFWAVGAYNRLVRLRSAVVQAFGGLDAHLVRLLALLAECGAAHEAAHPAAQGAVGQARTALQAAATQFGASLAVARARPLQADAAAALAAGREVLSAAWQALLRVREDEDGPAACAPWRQQWDAHQAQNLLALQQFNDAVACYNAAIAQFPPCLLAWLFGFKPARPL; this comes from the coding sequence ATGCCGACCTCTCCCGTTTTCTGGGGCCTGTGCGCCCTGACGCTGTTCTGGGCCGTTGGCGCCTACAACCGCCTGGTGCGGCTGCGCTCGGCGGTGGTGCAGGCGTTCGGCGGGCTCGATGCCCACCTGGTGCGCCTCCTGGCCCTGCTGGCCGAATGCGGTGCCGCCCACGAGGCCGCGCACCCGGCCGCGCAGGGCGCCGTGGGCCAGGCGCGCACCGCGCTGCAGGCCGCTGCCACGCAGTTCGGCGCCTCGCTGGCGGTGGCGCGGGCGCGGCCGCTGCAGGCCGACGCTGCCGCCGCGCTGGCCGCCGGGCGCGAAGTGCTGTCTGCCGCCTGGCAGGCCTTGCTGCGCGTGCGCGAGGACGAGGACGGCCCCGCCGCCTGCGCCCCGTGGCGCCAGCAGTGGGATGCGCACCAGGCGCAAAACCTGCTGGCCCTGCAGCAGTTCAACGACGCCGTGGCGTGCTACAACGCCGCCATTGCCCAGTTTCCGCCATGCCTTCTGGCCTGGCTTTTTGGCTTCAAGCCTGCGCGGCCGCTATGA